A stretch of Malus sylvestris chromosome 11, drMalSylv7.2, whole genome shotgun sequence DNA encodes these proteins:
- the LOC126589758 gene encoding sodium/hydrogen exchanger 4 isoform X1, translating into MEAGAYEFAKNLAREHAQVIPVSLFVAVLCLCLVIGHLFEENRWVNESITAIIIGCITGTIILLVSKGKSSHILRFNEELFFIYLLPPIIFNAGFQVKKKKFFQNFLTIMMFGVIGVFISVFIITVGARWLFPKLGFGGLNVRDYLAVGTIFSSTDTVCTLQILHQDETPLLYSLVFGEGVVNDATSVVLFNAIQKIDVSKLNGTTVLRVIGDFLYLFFTSTALGIAFGLVAAYALKALCFGRHSSIREISLVVLMAYLSYMVAELFDLSGILTVFFCGILMSHYAWHNITESSRITTRHVFAMMSFIAETFIFLYVGMDALDIEKWKLTELSLGSSLGIYSTILMLILIGRAAFVFPLSAVSNYMNRRAERSSSMSFKNQVIIWWAGLMRGAVSIALAFKQFTYSGVTLDPINATMITNTIIVVLFSTLVFGFLTKPLITYLLPHAATSNIQRKESKDISDDLNLPLLSFEESASTNISRAKDNLSMLMESPVHTIHSYWRRFDDAYMRPMFGGPIRNHSAC; encoded by the exons ATGGAGGCAGGAGCGTATGAGTTTGCAAAGAACTTGGCCCGGGAGCATGCGCAGGTGATACCAGTCTCACTCTTTGTGGCGGTTCTCTGCCTTTGCTTAGTCATCGGCCACTTGTTCGAAGAAAATCGATGGGTTAACGAGTCCATCACCGCCATTATCATC gGATGCATAACTGGAACTATAATCTTGCTTGTGAGCAAAGGAAAGAGTTCTCACATCCTGCGATTTAATGAAGAGTTGTTCTTTATATATCTCCTCCCACCAATTATATTCAATGCTGG ATTCCAGGTCAAGAAGAAAAAGTTTTTTCAGAACTTCTTAACCATCATGATGTTTGGGGTGATTGGTGTTTTCATTTCAGTATTCATCATAACAGTTG GAGCCCGGTGGCTGTTCCCGAAGTTGGGGTTTGGTGGCCTGAATGTGCGAGACTATCTCG CTGTCGGAACAATTTTTTCATCAACTGATACAGTGTGTACGTTGCAG ATTCTTCATCAAGACGAAACTCCTTTACTATACAGCCTAGTCTTTGGGGAAGGAGTGGTAAATGATGCAACCTCAGTTGTCCTGTTCAATGCAATTCAAAAGATTGATGTTAGTAAGCTTAATGGCACGACTGTACTTCGCGTCATAGGAGATTTTCTGTACTTATTCTTTACAAGCACTGCCCTCGGAATTGCA tttggaCTCGTTGCAGCATATGCCCTTAAAGCCTTATGCTTCGGAAG GCATTCAAGCATCCGCGAGATTTCCTTAGTGGTTCTAATGGCTTATCTGTCTTACATGGTGGCTGAG CTGTTCGACCTGAGTGGAATTCTCACTGTTTTCTTCTGTGGGATTCTCATGTCACACTACGCATGGCATAACATCACTGAAAGTTCAAGAATCACAACCAG GCATGTATTTGCGATGATGTCATTTATAGCAGAAACATTCATATTTCTTTATGTGGGGATGGATGCTCTTGACATCGAGAAGTGGAAGTTAACTGAATTAAG TTTAGGGTCTTCGTTGGGCATCTATAGTACGATACTCATGTTAATATTGATTGGACGTGCTGCGTTTGTATTCCCTCTGTCAGCAGTCTCCAATTACATGAATAGACGGGCTGAGAGATCATCGTCAATGTCATTCAAGAACCAG GTAATCATATGGTGGGCTGGGTTGATGAGAGGAGCAGTCTCTATTGCTCTGGCTTTTAAACAG TTCACATATTCTGGTGTCACATTGGATCCCATCAATGCCACGATGATTACTAACACCATAATTGTCGTCCTCTTCAGTACACTG GTGTTTGGCTTTCTGACGAAGCCGCTTATAACTTATTTGCTTCCGCACGCTGCAACTAGCAACATTCAGCGTAAAGAGTCAAAGGACATATCGGATGACCTGAATCTGCCTCTGCTCTCCTTTGAAGAATCGGCTTCCACGAATATCAGTCGTGCAAAGGACAATTTATCCATGTTGATGGAAAGTCCGGTACACACCATACACTCTTACTGGAGGAGGTTCGATGATGCCTACATGAGACCAATGTTCGGAGGACCAATTCGCAATCACTCCGCATGTTAA
- the LOC126589758 gene encoding sodium/hydrogen exchanger 4 isoform X2: MEAGAYEFAKNLAREHAQGCITGTIILLVSKGKSSHILRFNEELFFIYLLPPIIFNAGFQVKKKKFFQNFLTIMMFGVIGVFISVFIITVGARWLFPKLGFGGLNVRDYLAVGTIFSSTDTVCTLQILHQDETPLLYSLVFGEGVVNDATSVVLFNAIQKIDVSKLNGTTVLRVIGDFLYLFFTSTALGIAFGLVAAYALKALCFGRHSSIREISLVVLMAYLSYMVAELFDLSGILTVFFCGILMSHYAWHNITESSRITTRHVFAMMSFIAETFIFLYVGMDALDIEKWKLTELSLGSSLGIYSTILMLILIGRAAFVFPLSAVSNYMNRRAERSSSMSFKNQVIIWWAGLMRGAVSIALAFKQFTYSGVTLDPINATMITNTIIVVLFSTLVFGFLTKPLITYLLPHAATSNIQRKESKDISDDLNLPLLSFEESASTNISRAKDNLSMLMESPVHTIHSYWRRFDDAYMRPMFGGPIRNHSAC; the protein is encoded by the exons ATGGAGGCAGGAGCGTATGAGTTTGCAAAGAACTTGGCCCGGGAGCATGCGCAG gGATGCATAACTGGAACTATAATCTTGCTTGTGAGCAAAGGAAAGAGTTCTCACATCCTGCGATTTAATGAAGAGTTGTTCTTTATATATCTCCTCCCACCAATTATATTCAATGCTGG ATTCCAGGTCAAGAAGAAAAAGTTTTTTCAGAACTTCTTAACCATCATGATGTTTGGGGTGATTGGTGTTTTCATTTCAGTATTCATCATAACAGTTG GAGCCCGGTGGCTGTTCCCGAAGTTGGGGTTTGGTGGCCTGAATGTGCGAGACTATCTCG CTGTCGGAACAATTTTTTCATCAACTGATACAGTGTGTACGTTGCAG ATTCTTCATCAAGACGAAACTCCTTTACTATACAGCCTAGTCTTTGGGGAAGGAGTGGTAAATGATGCAACCTCAGTTGTCCTGTTCAATGCAATTCAAAAGATTGATGTTAGTAAGCTTAATGGCACGACTGTACTTCGCGTCATAGGAGATTTTCTGTACTTATTCTTTACAAGCACTGCCCTCGGAATTGCA tttggaCTCGTTGCAGCATATGCCCTTAAAGCCTTATGCTTCGGAAG GCATTCAAGCATCCGCGAGATTTCCTTAGTGGTTCTAATGGCTTATCTGTCTTACATGGTGGCTGAG CTGTTCGACCTGAGTGGAATTCTCACTGTTTTCTTCTGTGGGATTCTCATGTCACACTACGCATGGCATAACATCACTGAAAGTTCAAGAATCACAACCAG GCATGTATTTGCGATGATGTCATTTATAGCAGAAACATTCATATTTCTTTATGTGGGGATGGATGCTCTTGACATCGAGAAGTGGAAGTTAACTGAATTAAG TTTAGGGTCTTCGTTGGGCATCTATAGTACGATACTCATGTTAATATTGATTGGACGTGCTGCGTTTGTATTCCCTCTGTCAGCAGTCTCCAATTACATGAATAGACGGGCTGAGAGATCATCGTCAATGTCATTCAAGAACCAG GTAATCATATGGTGGGCTGGGTTGATGAGAGGAGCAGTCTCTATTGCTCTGGCTTTTAAACAG TTCACATATTCTGGTGTCACATTGGATCCCATCAATGCCACGATGATTACTAACACCATAATTGTCGTCCTCTTCAGTACACTG GTGTTTGGCTTTCTGACGAAGCCGCTTATAACTTATTTGCTTCCGCACGCTGCAACTAGCAACATTCAGCGTAAAGAGTCAAAGGACATATCGGATGACCTGAATCTGCCTCTGCTCTCCTTTGAAGAATCGGCTTCCACGAATATCAGTCGTGCAAAGGACAATTTATCCATGTTGATGGAAAGTCCGGTACACACCATACACTCTTACTGGAGGAGGTTCGATGATGCCTACATGAGACCAATGTTCGGAGGACCAATTCGCAATCACTCCGCATGTTAA
- the LOC126589758 gene encoding sodium/hydrogen exchanger 4 isoform X3 — translation MEAGAYEFAKNLAREHAQVIPVSLFVAVLCLCLVIGHLFEENRWVNESITAIIIGCITGTIILLVSKGKSSHILRFNEELFFIYLLPPIIFNAGFQVKKKKFFQNFLTIMMFGVIGVFISVFIITVGARWLFPKLGFGGLNVRDYLAVGTIFSSTDTVCTLQILHQDETPLLYSLVFGEGVVNDATSVVLFNAIQKIDVSKLNGTTVLRVIGDFLYLFFTSTALGIAFGLVAAYALKALCFGRHSSIREISLVVLMAYLSYMVAELFDLSGILTVFFCGILMSHYAWHNITESSRITTRHVFAMMSFIAETFIFLYVGMDALDIEKWKLTELSLGSSLGIYSTILMLILIGRAAFVFPLSAVSNYMNRRAERSSSMSFKNQVIIWWAGLMRGAVSIALAFKQFTYSGVTLDPINATMITNTIIVVLFSTLVCVWLSDEAAYNLFASARCN, via the exons ATGGAGGCAGGAGCGTATGAGTTTGCAAAGAACTTGGCCCGGGAGCATGCGCAGGTGATACCAGTCTCACTCTTTGTGGCGGTTCTCTGCCTTTGCTTAGTCATCGGCCACTTGTTCGAAGAAAATCGATGGGTTAACGAGTCCATCACCGCCATTATCATC gGATGCATAACTGGAACTATAATCTTGCTTGTGAGCAAAGGAAAGAGTTCTCACATCCTGCGATTTAATGAAGAGTTGTTCTTTATATATCTCCTCCCACCAATTATATTCAATGCTGG ATTCCAGGTCAAGAAGAAAAAGTTTTTTCAGAACTTCTTAACCATCATGATGTTTGGGGTGATTGGTGTTTTCATTTCAGTATTCATCATAACAGTTG GAGCCCGGTGGCTGTTCCCGAAGTTGGGGTTTGGTGGCCTGAATGTGCGAGACTATCTCG CTGTCGGAACAATTTTTTCATCAACTGATACAGTGTGTACGTTGCAG ATTCTTCATCAAGACGAAACTCCTTTACTATACAGCCTAGTCTTTGGGGAAGGAGTGGTAAATGATGCAACCTCAGTTGTCCTGTTCAATGCAATTCAAAAGATTGATGTTAGTAAGCTTAATGGCACGACTGTACTTCGCGTCATAGGAGATTTTCTGTACTTATTCTTTACAAGCACTGCCCTCGGAATTGCA tttggaCTCGTTGCAGCATATGCCCTTAAAGCCTTATGCTTCGGAAG GCATTCAAGCATCCGCGAGATTTCCTTAGTGGTTCTAATGGCTTATCTGTCTTACATGGTGGCTGAG CTGTTCGACCTGAGTGGAATTCTCACTGTTTTCTTCTGTGGGATTCTCATGTCACACTACGCATGGCATAACATCACTGAAAGTTCAAGAATCACAACCAG GCATGTATTTGCGATGATGTCATTTATAGCAGAAACATTCATATTTCTTTATGTGGGGATGGATGCTCTTGACATCGAGAAGTGGAAGTTAACTGAATTAAG TTTAGGGTCTTCGTTGGGCATCTATAGTACGATACTCATGTTAATATTGATTGGACGTGCTGCGTTTGTATTCCCTCTGTCAGCAGTCTCCAATTACATGAATAGACGGGCTGAGAGATCATCGTCAATGTCATTCAAGAACCAG GTAATCATATGGTGGGCTGGGTTGATGAGAGGAGCAGTCTCTATTGCTCTGGCTTTTAAACAG TTCACATATTCTGGTGTCACATTGGATCCCATCAATGCCACGATGATTACTAACACCATAATTGTCGTCCTCTTCAGTACACTGGTAT GTGTTTGGCTTTCTGACGAAGCCGCTTATAACTTATTTGCTTCCGCACGCTGCAACTAG
- the LOC126589761 gene encoding putative lipid-transfer protein DIR1: protein MCSFERERERERERERERERERMTRTRSMASWAPVILLLALVAGATAVSICNIESDQLKECRPAVTGKSPKPPTKRCCSVVRQANLPCLCNFKSVLPSIGIDPALAMALPKKCGLKTPRECHVV from the exons agagagagagagagagagagagagagagagagagagagagagaatgacaaGGACTCGCAGCATGGCGTCGTGGGCGCCGGTGATTTTGTTGCTTGCACTTGTTGCCGGAGCTACGGCGGTTTCCATATGCAACATTGAATCCGACCAACTGAAGGAGTGTCGGCCCGCAGTAACCGGCAAATCACCAAAACCACCAACCAAGAGATGTTGCAGTGTTGTCCGCCAAGCCAACTTACCCTGCCTCTGCAACTTCAAGTCCGTACTCCCTTCGATTGGGATCGACCCTGCGCTGGCTATGGCGTTGCCTAAGAAGTGTGGCCTGAAAACGCCCCGAGAATGCCATG TTGTTTGA